A stretch of the Oncorhynchus mykiss isolate Arlee chromosome 23, USDA_OmykA_1.1, whole genome shotgun sequence genome encodes the following:
- the LOC110502265 gene encoding BAG family molecular chaperone regulator 3 → MARYKGSRSLSSMNTQSPMVDMVNNNDPLPPGWEIKIDPQTGWHFFVDHINRKTSWNDPRHDSKKVSQLSQNGPSVPPEPSPQEMQKAFVRDMKHPTLRQGYIPIPVCHEGGDIRQQQQHQCFPYIQPTALQNVRADGRTPSPTPTLHCRPRSPLQGPSESTTPEPYMSCSPSSQGPEGHPFHQPPRPSSTGLQAGYITIPVIHERAGGHPQQAPVNSTLYTQRFPAYSELQPSFHHLQPEDWSGHHGPTSSSRDRASPSPSVLPQHRETAAIHIPPHMRSQSPLSAQVITERPQVQVHHHHVPQRESHHRMEQEISQYPQTVQREADTQQLQQPQMSQRPQQQPQQPQQYQQPQQYQQPQPQQPQQYQQPQQPQQYQQSEQYQQPQQPQQYQKPEKYQQPEQYQQQPQHPQQPQPQPQPKQTANITVQMPPKPEAQEPVDAPAPQEVPSTTAENESAAQCHPGLAKVQKIVERVAKLEQEVKCFDGKKNDKRYLLLEELLTKELLALDSVDPEGRVDVRQARRDGVRRVQTILDALEMLDERPSEPVSASSMEGESPPQSGEQPSTISQANVEMAREIS, encoded by the exons ATGGCACGGTATAAAGGATCAAGGAGTTTGAGCAgcatgaacacacagtcaccaATGGTAGATATGGTCAATAATAACGATCCTCTACCGCCAGGATGGGAAATAAAAATTGACccacagacaggatggcattTTTTTGTGGATCACATTAATCGCAAAACAAGCTGGAATGACCCAAGACACGATTCCAAAAAG gtCAGCCAGCTGTCTCAAAATGGCCCCAGTGTGCCCCCAGAGCCGAGTCCTCAGGAGATGCAGAAGGCCTTCGTGAGAGACATGAAGCACCCCACCCTCCGTCAGGGTTACATCCCAATCCCAGTCTGCCATGAAGGCGGAGACATCCGTCAGCAACAGCAACACCAATGTTTCCCGTACATTCAGCCGACTGCTCTGCAAAATGTACGAGCAGACGGGCGGACACCCTCCCCCACCCCGACGCTCCACTGCAGGCCTAGATCTCCTTTGCAGGGTCCCTCCGAGAGCACTACCCCTGAGCCCTACATGTCCTGTTCGCCTAGTTCACAAGGACCTGAG GGCCACCCCTTCCACCAGCCCCCACGACCCAGCAGCACAGGCCTCCAGGCAGGTTACATCACCATCCCAGTGATCCACGAGAGGGCTGGAGGTCACCCACAACAAGCCCCTGTCAACTCCACTCTCTACACCCAGCGCTTTCCGGCTTACTCAGAGCTCCAGCCCTCCTTCCACCACCTACAACCAGAGGACTGGAGCGGTCATCATGGGCCCACGTCTTCTTCCCGGGACCGTGCATCCCCCTCCCCGAGCGTGCTTCCCCAGCACCGTGAGACTGCCGCCATCCATATCCCTCCGCATATGAGGAGCCAGTCTCCCCTCAGTGCACAGGTCATTACAGAGAGACCACAG GTCCAggtccaccaccaccatgtcccaCAGAGAGAATCACACCACAGAATGGAGCAGGAGATCTCTCAGTATCCCCAAACTGTGCAGAGAGAGGCTGACACACAGCAGCTTCAACAGCCACAGATGTCACAACGACCACAACAACAGCCACAGCAGccacaacaataccaacaaccacaacaataccaacaaccacaaccacagcagCCACAACAGTACCAAcagccacaacaaccacaacaatacCAACAATCTGAACAGTACCAACAACCACAACAGCcacaacagtatcaaaagccagAAAAATACCAACAACCTGAACAgtaccaacaacaaccacaacatccacaacaaccacagccacAACCGCAGCCGAAACAGACAGCAAACATCACAGTCCAGATGCCCCCAAAACCAGAAGCCCAGGAGCCAGTGGATGCTCCTGCTCCACAGGAGGTCCCGTCCACAACAGCAGAAAACGAGTCCGCCGCTCAGTGTCACCCAGGCTTGGCTAAAGTACAAAAGATAGTGGAGAGAGTGGCGAAACTGGAGCAAGAGGTGAAATGCTTTGATGGAAAGAAGAACGATAAGAGGTACTTGCTGCTGGAGGAGCTGTTGACCAAAGAGCTTTTAGCATTGGACTCAGTGGACCCAGAGGGGCGTGTGGATGTGCGACAGGCGCGACGTGACGGAGTCCGGAGGGTCCAGACCATACTGGATGCACTGGAGATGCTGGATGAGCGGCCATCGGAGCCAGTCAGTGCGTCCTCGATGGAGGGCGAGAGCCCGCCACAGAGTGGAGAGCAGCCTAGTACGATCAGCCAAGCGAATGTGGAGATGGCCAGGGAGATCTCATAA